CGGCACTCTTGCTGTGTCCTTCTCTTTCTCCGCTCATATGAGGGGCATGGACACGAAAAGAGGGGCGTTCTGCGGGGGTAGGCTCGACAACGCCGGTACACCCTCAGTCACCGGCTTCAGACATGTGGAGAGGAGCCCTGACCCAGGGTGAGCACTAAGCCGACCACCACAGACCTCGAGTGGACCGAGTTGGACCAGCGGGCCGTCGACACCGCCCGCATCCTGGCCGCGGACGCCGTACAGAAGGTCGGCAACGGCCATCCCGGTACGGCGATGAGCCTGGCGCCCGCCGCGTACACCCTCTTCCAGAAGGTGATGCGGCACGATCCGGCCGACCCCGAGTGGGTCGGGCGCGACCGGTTCGTCCTCTCCGCCGGACACTCTTCCCTGACCCTCTACACCCAGCTGTACCTGGGTGGCTTCGGTCTTGAGCTGGACGACCTGAAGGCCTTCCGCACCTGGGGCTCGAAGACCCCCGGCCACCCGGAGTACGGCCACACCGCCGCCGTCGAGACGACCACGGGCCCGCTGGGCCAGGGTGTCGCGAACGCCGTGGGCATGGCGATGGCCGCCCGCTTCGAGCGTGGTCTGTTCGACCCGGAGGCCGCCACCGGCACCTCCCCGTTCGACCACCGCGTCTACGTGATCGCCGGTGACGGCTGCCTGCAGGAGGGCATCTCCGCGGAGGCGTCCTCGCTCGCCGGCCACCAGAAGCTCGGCAACCTGATCCTGCTGTGGGACGACAACCACATCTCGATCGAGGGCGACACCGAGACGGCCGTGTCCGAGGACACGATGAAGCGGTACGAGGCGTACGGCTGGCACGTCCAGCGCGTCGAGCCGCAGGCCAACGGCGACCTGGACCCGGCCGCGCTGTACACGGCGATCAAGGCCGCCGAGGCCGAGACCGAGCGTCCGTCGTTCATCGCGATGCGCTCGATCATCGCCTGGCCCGCCCCGAACGCGCAGAACACCGAGGCCGCCCACGGCTCGGCGCTCGGCGACGAGGAGATCGCGGCCACCAAGCGCCTCCTGGGCTTCGACCCGGAGCAGACCTTCGAGGTCGGCGACGAGGTCATCGCCCACACCCGTGCGCTCGGCGACCGCGGCCGTGAGGCCCGCGCCGCGTGGGAGAAGCAGCTCGCCGAGTGGCGTACGGCCAACCCGGAGCGCGCCGCCGAGTTCGACCGCATCCAGGCGAACGAGCTGCCGGCCGGCTGGGCCGAGAAGCTCCCGGTCTTCGAGCCGGGCAAGGGTGTCGCCACCCGTGCCGCCTCGGGCCAGGTCCTGCAGGCGCTCGGCGCGGTGATCCCGGAGCTGTGGGGCGGCTCGGCCGACCTCGCCGGCTCCAACAACACCACGATCGACAAGACGTCCTCCTTCCTCCCGGAGGGCAACCCGCTGCCGGAGGCCGACAAGTACGGCCGCACGATCCACTTCGGCATCCGCGAGCACTCCATGGCCGCGGAGATGAACGGCATCGCGCTGCACGGCAACACGCGCATCTACGGCGGCACCTTCCTGGTGTTCTCCGACTACATGCGCAACGCGGTGCGGCTCTCCGCGCTGATGCACCTGCCCGTGACGTACGTCTGGACCCACGACTCGATCGGTCTGGGCGAGGACGGCCCGACGCACCAGCCGGTGGAGCACCTGGCCTCGCTGCGCGCGATCCCGGGTCTGAACGTGGTCCGTCCGGCCGACGCCAACGAGACGGCCCTGGCCTGGCGCGAGATCATGCAGCGCCACACCAAGGTCTTCGGCAAGGGCGCCCCGCACGGTCTGGCGCTCACCCGCCAGGGCGTGCCGACGTACGCGCCGAACGAGGACACGGTCAAGGGCGGCTACGTGCTGTTCGAGGCCGAGGGCGGCTCGCCCGAGGTCGTGCTGATCGGCACGGGCTCCGAGGTGCACCTGGCCGTCGAGGCCCGTGAGCAGCTCCAGGCCGCCGGCGTCCCGACCCGTGTGGTCTCGATGCCGTCCGTGGAGTGGTTCGAGGAGCAGGACCAGGCGTACAAGGACTCGGTCCTGCCGCCGTCGGTGAAGGCCCGGGTCGCGGTCGAGGCCGGTATCGGTCTCACCTGGCACAAGTACGTCGGTGACGCCGGCCGGATCGTCTCCCTTGAGCACTTCGGTGCCTCGGCGGACGCGAAGGTCCTCTTCCGCGAGTTCGGTTTCACGCCGGAGGCGATCGTCGCCGCCGCGCGGGAATCCGTGGCCGCCGCCGCGCGCTGACGTCCATACGTACGACTTAATTGGAGATGCAACTCCCATGACAGACGCTCTCAAGCGCCTCTCCGACGAAGGCGTCGCGATCTGGCTGGACGACCTCTCGCGCCAGCGGATCACGTCCGGCAACCTGGCCGAGCTGATCGACCAGAGCCACGTGGTCGGTGTCACCACGAACCCGTCCATCTTCCAGAAGGCCATCTCGGAGGGGCACGGCTACGACCAGCAGCTGGCCGACCTCGCCGCCCGCAAGGTGACCGTCGACGAGGCCATCCGCATGATCACGACGGCGGACGTCCGTGACGCCGCCGACATCCTGCGGCCGGTCTTCGACGCGACGGACGGCCAGGACGGCCGGGTCTCCATCGAGGTCGACCCCCGTCTCGCCCACGAGACGGCCGCGACCATCGCCGAGGCCAAGCAGCTGGCCTGGCTGGTGGACCGCCCCAACACCCTGATCAAGATCCCGGCCACCAAGGCGGGTCTGCCGGCGATCACCGAGGTCATCGGCCTCGGCATCAGCGTCAACGTCACGCTGATCTTCTCGCTGGAGCGCTACCGCGCGGTCATGGACGCCTACCTGGCGGGTCTGGAGAAGGCCCGCGAGCGCGGCCTCGACCTGTCGAAGATCCACTCGGTGGCGTCCTTCTTCGTGTCCCGCGTGGACTCGGAGATCGACAAGCGCCTGACCGCCCTCGGCACCGACGAGGCCAAGGCGCTCAAGGGCAAGGCCGCCCTGGCCAACGCCCGTCTGGCCTACGAGGCGTTCGAGGAGGTCTTCTCCTCGGACCGCTGGGCCGCCCTCGACAAGGCGCAGGCCAACAAGCAGCGACCGCTGTGGGCCTCGACCGGCGTCAAGGACCCGGCGTACAAGGACACCCTGTACGTCGTGGACCTGGTCGCCCCCGGCACGGTGAACACCATGCCGGAGGCCACCCTGGAGGCCACCGCCGACCACGGCGAGGTCACCGGCGACACCATCCGCGGCACCTACGCGCAGTCGCGGGCCGAGCTGGAGGCCGTCGAGAAGCTGGGCATCAGCTACGACGACGTCGTCCAGCTCCTGGAGGACGAGGGCGTCGACAAGTTCGAGGCGTCCTGGAACGACCTGCTCAAGTCCACCGAGGCGGAGCTTCAGCGCCTCGCACCTTCGGAGGCGTAAGCACTTTGAGCGCAGTCCACGGAGCCAACCCGCTCCGTGACGCCGCAGACCGACGGCTCCCGCGCATCGCGGGGCCGTCGGGCCTGGTGATCTTCGGCGTCACGGGCGATTTGTCCCGTAAGAAGCTGATGCCCGCCGTCTACGACCTGGCCAACCGCGGCCTGCTGCCGCCGGGCTTCTCGCTCGTCGGCTTCGCCCGCCGCGAGTGGGCGGACGAGGACTTCGCGCAGGAGGTCTACGAGGCCGTCAAGCAGCACGCGCGCACCCCCTTCCGCGAGGAGGTGTGGCAGCAGCTCATCCAGGGCATGCGGTTCGTCCAGGGCGACTTCGACGACGACACGGCCTTCGAGCAGCTCAAGTCGACCATCGAGGAGCTCGACAAGGCGCAGGGCACGGGCGGCAACTTCGCCTTCTACCTGTCCGTGCCGCCGAAGTTCTTCCCGCTGGTCGTCCAGCAGCTCAAGAAGCACGGCCTCGCCGACCAGAAGGACGGCTCCTGGCGCCGCGCGGTCATCGAGAAGCCCTTCGGGCACGACCTGGTCTCCGCGAAGGAGCTCAACGAGGTCGTCCACGAGGTCTTCCCGCCGGACGCCGTCTTCCGGATCGACCACTACCTCGGCAAGGAGACCGTCCAGAACATCCTGGCGCTCCGCTTCGCCAACACCCTCTTCGAGCCGATCTGGAACCGGTCGTACGTCGACCACGTGCAGATCACCATGGCCGAGGACATCGGCATCGGCGGCCGCGCCGGCTACTACGACGGCATCGGCGCCGCCCGTGACGTCATCCAGAACCACCTGCTCCAGCTGCTCGCGCTGACCGCGATGGAGGAGCCCGCCTCCTTCGACGCCGACGCGCTGGCCGCCGAGAAGACCAAGGTCCTCGGCGCGGTGAAGCTGCCCAAGGACCTGGGCAAGTCCACGGTCCGCGGCCAGTACGCGGCCGGGTGGCAGGGCGGCGCCAAGGCCGTCGGCTACCTCCAGGAAGACGGCATCGACCCCCAGTCGAAGACCGACACCTACGCGGCCATCAAGCTGGAGATCGACAACCGCCGCTGGGCGGGCGTCCCGTTCTACCTGCGGACCGGCAAGCGCCTGGGCCGCCGCGTCACCGAGATCGCGGTCGTCTTCCAGCGCGCCCCGCACTCCCCCTTCGACCACACCGCGACCGAGGAGCTCGGCCGCAACGCCATCGTCATCCGGGTCCAGCCGGACGAGGGCGTGACGGTGCGGTTCGGCTCCAAGGTGCCCGGCACCCAGATGGAGATCCGGGACGTGTCCATGGACTTCGCGTACGGCGAGTCCTTCACGGAGTCCAGCCCCGAGGCGTACGAGCGGCTCATCCTCGACGTCCTGCTCGGCGACTCCAACCTCTTCCCGCGGGTCGAGGAGGTCGAGCTGTCCTGGAAGATCCTCGACCCGATCGAGCAGTTCTGGGACACGCACGGCAAGCCCGCGCAGTACCAGTCCGGGACCTGGGGTCCGGTCGAGGCGGACGAGATGCTCGCACGAGACGGCAGGAGCTGGCGCCGGCCATGAAGACCGACCTGACGGACACCACGTCCTCCAAGATCAACAAGGCGCTGGTGCTCGGGCGGCGGGCGATCGGCACGCCGGCCGTCGGCATGGTGCTCACCCTCGTGATCGTCACCGACGAGGAGAACGCCTACGACGCGCTGAAGGCGGCCAACGAGGCGTCCCGCGAGCACCCCTCGCGGACCCTCGTCGTCATCAAGAGGGTCTCGCGCTCCCCGCGGGACCGTGCCAAGGCGCGGCTCGACGCCGAGGTCCGCCTCGGCGCCGACGCCAGCACCGGCGAGACGGTGGTGCTCCGGCTGTACGGCGAGGTCGTCGACCACGCCCAGTCGGTGGTGCTGCCGCTGCTCCTCCCGGACGCCCCCGTCGTCGTCTGGTGGCCGGTGAACGCGCCGTCCGACCCGGCGAACGACCCGCTGGGCGCGCTCGCCCAGCGCCGGGTGACCGACACGTACGCCGCCGAGCAGCCCATCCAGGAGCTGACCGCGCGCGCGGACGCGTACACCCCGGGCGACACGGACCTCTCGTGGACCCGGATCACCCCGTGGCGTTCGATGCTGGCCGCCGCGCTCGACCAGGTCGTGTGCGAGGTCACCTCGGCCGAGGTGGAGGGCGAGGAGTTCAACCCGAGCGTCGAGCTGCTCGCCATGTGGCTGGCCGACCGGCTGAAGGTGCCGGTGCGGCGCTCGAAGTCGGCGGGCCCCGGTCTCACCTCCGTACGGATGGAGACCAACGCCGGCCCGATCGTCCTCGACCGGCCGGACGGCTCGCTCGCGACGCTCTCCATAGAGGGCCAGCCGGACCGCGCCGTGGCGCTCAAGCGCCGCGAGACGGCCGAGCTGATCGCGGAGGAGCTGCGCCGGCTCGACCCGGACGACACCTACGCGACGGCGCTCAGGTTCGGTGTGGAGCGGCTGGACGAGGAGGCGGCGACGACCGCCCCCGAGCCGGTCGCGGAGGCGGTGACGGAGGCGGAGGCGGTCGTGGAGACGGCCCCCGCCGCCAAGCCCGCCGCGAAGAAGACCCCGGCCAAGAAGGCGGCGGCCAAGTGAGCGCCCCCCAGCTGGTCGTCCACCGCGACAAGGAGCTGATGGCCGAGGCCGCCGCGGCCCGGCTCATCACCCGGATCGTGGACGCCCAGGCCGCCCGCGGCTCCGCCTCGGTCGTGCTGACCGGCGGCCGGAACGGCAACGGCCTGCTCGCGGCGCTCGGCGCGGCGCCCGCGCGGGACGCGGTCGACTGGTCGCGGCTCGACCTGTGGTGGGGCGACGAGCGGTACCTGCCCGAGGGCGACCCCGAGCGGAACGTCACCCAGGCCCGTGCCGCGCTGCTCGACCGGGTGCCGCTGGACCCGGCGCGGGTGCACGCCATGCCCGCCTCGGACGGTCCGTACGGCAGCGACGTCGACGCCGCCGCGGCCGCGTACGCGGAGGAGCTGGCCGCCGCCGCGGGTCCCGGTGACCACGGCGGGGTGCCGACCTTCGACGTGCTGATGCTGGGCGTCGGCCCTGACACCCATGTGGCCTCGCTCTTCCCGGAGCTGCCGGCGGTCCGCGAGACCGAGCGGACGGTGGTCGGGGTGCACGGCGCGCCGAAGCCGCCGCCGGTCCGCGTCTCGCTGACGCTTCCGGCGATCCGGGCGGCCAAGGAGGTCTGGCTGCTCGCGGCCGGTGAGGACAAGGCGAAGGCCGCGGCGATCGCGCTGTCGGGCGCGCGCGAGGTGCAGGCCCCGGCGGCCGGTGCCTACGGCCGCTCGCGGACGCTGTGGCTGCTCGACGCGGCGGCCGCGTCGGAGCTGCCGCGGAGCCTGTACCCGCCGGCCTCGGCCTGACGCACCTGTACGGAGGCCCGGTTCACCTGTCGGTGGGCCGGGCCTCCGGCATGTGTGCGGGCTCCGTCTGTACGGGCTCCGCTCGTGCGGGCTCCGTTCCTGCGGGCTCCGTTCCTGCGGGCTCCATTCCTGCGGGCTCCAGGAAGGGCGCGAGGAGTTCCGGTACGGCTCCGGCGGCGAAGGTCAGGCCCTGGCTCTCGCCCGCGTCGAGGATGTCGTAGGCCCCCTCGCCCGCCGCCGTCGTGGCGGTGAGGGTCAGCAGGCCGGCGCGGCGCTGGAAGTACGACTGCTTGACGGTCCAGCCGATGACGCCGGAGCGCTGGAGGGCGACCGTCGTCCGCCGCACGGTGCCCGAACGGGTCACCAGATAGGCGCCGCTGACGCCGTGTCCGAGGGCGCGGTACGCGTCGAGGGCGAGCGGCACCGCGAGCGGGGTGAGGACGAGGGCGCAGCCGGCCGCCACGTACAACAGCACCGGGGTGAGCAGCAGGCCGAGGACGGCGAGGACCGCGGCGGGTCCGAGGGCGGTCCACAGGGCCCAGCGCAGCCGCCGGGCACGGGCGGC
This is a stretch of genomic DNA from Streptomyces sp. R44. It encodes these proteins:
- the zwf gene encoding glucose-6-phosphate dehydrogenase encodes the protein MSAVHGANPLRDAADRRLPRIAGPSGLVIFGVTGDLSRKKLMPAVYDLANRGLLPPGFSLVGFARREWADEDFAQEVYEAVKQHARTPFREEVWQQLIQGMRFVQGDFDDDTAFEQLKSTIEELDKAQGTGGNFAFYLSVPPKFFPLVVQQLKKHGLADQKDGSWRRAVIEKPFGHDLVSAKELNEVVHEVFPPDAVFRIDHYLGKETVQNILALRFANTLFEPIWNRSYVDHVQITMAEDIGIGGRAGYYDGIGAARDVIQNHLLQLLALTAMEEPASFDADALAAEKTKVLGAVKLPKDLGKSTVRGQYAAGWQGGAKAVGYLQEDGIDPQSKTDTYAAIKLEIDNRRWAGVPFYLRTGKRLGRRVTEIAVVFQRAPHSPFDHTATEELGRNAIVIRVQPDEGVTVRFGSKVPGTQMEIRDVSMDFAYGESFTESSPEAYERLILDVLLGDSNLFPRVEEVELSWKILDPIEQFWDTHGKPAQYQSGTWGPVEADEMLARDGRSWRRP
- the tal gene encoding transaldolase produces the protein MTDALKRLSDEGVAIWLDDLSRQRITSGNLAELIDQSHVVGVTTNPSIFQKAISEGHGYDQQLADLAARKVTVDEAIRMITTADVRDAADILRPVFDATDGQDGRVSIEVDPRLAHETAATIAEAKQLAWLVDRPNTLIKIPATKAGLPAITEVIGLGISVNVTLIFSLERYRAVMDAYLAGLEKARERGLDLSKIHSVASFFVSRVDSEIDKRLTALGTDEAKALKGKAALANARLAYEAFEEVFSSDRWAALDKAQANKQRPLWASTGVKDPAYKDTLYVVDLVAPGTVNTMPEATLEATADHGEVTGDTIRGTYAQSRAELEAVEKLGISYDDVVQLLEDEGVDKFEASWNDLLKSTEAELQRLAPSEA
- the opcA gene encoding glucose-6-phosphate dehydrogenase assembly protein OpcA, producing the protein MKTDLTDTTSSKINKALVLGRRAIGTPAVGMVLTLVIVTDEENAYDALKAANEASREHPSRTLVVIKRVSRSPRDRAKARLDAEVRLGADASTGETVVLRLYGEVVDHAQSVVLPLLLPDAPVVVWWPVNAPSDPANDPLGALAQRRVTDTYAAEQPIQELTARADAYTPGDTDLSWTRITPWRSMLAAALDQVVCEVTSAEVEGEEFNPSVELLAMWLADRLKVPVRRSKSAGPGLTSVRMETNAGPIVLDRPDGSLATLSIEGQPDRAVALKRRETAELIAEELRRLDPDDTYATALRFGVERLDEEAATTAPEPVAEAVTEAEAVVETAPAAKPAAKKTPAKKAAAK
- the tkt gene encoding transketolase, translated to MSTKPTTTDLEWTELDQRAVDTARILAADAVQKVGNGHPGTAMSLAPAAYTLFQKVMRHDPADPEWVGRDRFVLSAGHSSLTLYTQLYLGGFGLELDDLKAFRTWGSKTPGHPEYGHTAAVETTTGPLGQGVANAVGMAMAARFERGLFDPEAATGTSPFDHRVYVIAGDGCLQEGISAEASSLAGHQKLGNLILLWDDNHISIEGDTETAVSEDTMKRYEAYGWHVQRVEPQANGDLDPAALYTAIKAAEAETERPSFIAMRSIIAWPAPNAQNTEAAHGSALGDEEIAATKRLLGFDPEQTFEVGDEVIAHTRALGDRGREARAAWEKQLAEWRTANPERAAEFDRIQANELPAGWAEKLPVFEPGKGVATRAASGQVLQALGAVIPELWGGSADLAGSNNTTIDKTSSFLPEGNPLPEADKYGRTIHFGIREHSMAAEMNGIALHGNTRIYGGTFLVFSDYMRNAVRLSALMHLPVTYVWTHDSIGLGEDGPTHQPVEHLASLRAIPGLNVVRPADANETALAWREIMQRHTKVFGKGAPHGLALTRQGVPTYAPNEDTVKGGYVLFEAEGGSPEVVLIGTGSEVHLAVEAREQLQAAGVPTRVVSMPSVEWFEEQDQAYKDSVLPPSVKARVAVEAGIGLTWHKYVGDAGRIVSLEHFGASADAKVLFREFGFTPEAIVAAARESVAAAAR
- the pgl gene encoding 6-phosphogluconolactonase, whose amino-acid sequence is MSAPQLVVHRDKELMAEAAAARLITRIVDAQAARGSASVVLTGGRNGNGLLAALGAAPARDAVDWSRLDLWWGDERYLPEGDPERNVTQARAALLDRVPLDPARVHAMPASDGPYGSDVDAAAAAYAEELAAAAGPGDHGGVPTFDVLMLGVGPDTHVASLFPELPAVRETERTVVGVHGAPKPPPVRVSLTLPAIRAAKEVWLLAAGEDKAKAAAIALSGAREVQAPAAGAYGRSRTLWLLDAAAASELPRSLYPPASA